In one Chryseobacterium camelliae genomic region, the following are encoded:
- a CDS encoding recombinase family protein gives MQAVYLYIRVSTDEQAVKGYSQRSQLDRLVLYCKDHNLIVTKTIFEDYSAKTFNRPEWNKLFAELKLTKNQSSLILFTYWDRFSRNIMDAYKMLERLQSMKVSIQAIEQQLDFSIPESKIMLAMYWATSEVENDRRSRNVRLGMQKARLEGRWINKAPLGYRNKITSDGKKYIAIYEPEAYVIREAFTAIVRQNKYCLNDIYKEAVSNGLNCSRSAFYRLVRNPIYCGKIKIPAFENKPEKIVEGAHERVIPVILFDQVQRIIKDTDLNHPKKLTSRKIANENLIFRGILQCPNCGKTLTGSGSQGHIKKYYYYHCMGHCSYRIRADLFNLSFLSFLKQNRVVEPFLELADSISKEIYSDGHHDYIQKKEEIKKEMEKLIDRGFNAQKLFSNGNIDYDDYILIRNRCQESLKDNTDKLRQQALKIVAEKHTEKGTGYIINHLGEFYENSDTTTKQRIIRLCFPEKVKVIEGNINKMLSETVKAIFGLTAMESKIKEIHGQQIEQRIGDFFKELYFLGYEQNLKNI, from the coding sequence ATGCAAGCCGTTTATCTGTACATACGAGTCAGTACTGATGAACAGGCTGTAAAAGGATATTCCCAACGCAGCCAGTTGGACCGACTTGTGCTTTATTGTAAAGATCACAATCTCATTGTTACCAAAACCATTTTCGAAGACTATTCGGCGAAAACATTCAACCGACCAGAATGGAACAAACTGTTCGCTGAACTTAAGCTCACTAAAAATCAATCTTCACTTATTCTCTTTACTTATTGGGATCGATTCAGCCGCAATATTATGGACGCTTATAAGATGTTAGAAAGATTGCAGAGTATGAAAGTCTCCATTCAGGCAATTGAACAGCAGTTAGACTTCTCAATCCCGGAAAGTAAAATTATGTTGGCAATGTATTGGGCTACTTCTGAAGTAGAAAACGATAGAAGAAGTCGTAACGTGCGTTTGGGAATGCAAAAAGCAAGACTAGAAGGAAGATGGATCAATAAAGCTCCTCTAGGATATAGAAATAAAATCACATCTGATGGAAAAAAATATATAGCCATCTATGAGCCGGAAGCATATGTTATCCGTGAAGCTTTCACAGCTATAGTAAGACAAAATAAATACTGTTTAAATGACATATACAAAGAAGCGGTATCAAATGGGCTTAATTGCAGCAGAAGTGCTTTTTACCGATTGGTAAGAAATCCTATTTATTGCGGTAAAATAAAAATTCCGGCATTTGAAAATAAACCAGAAAAAATTGTTGAAGGTGCTCATGAGCGTGTTATACCTGTCATTTTATTTGATCAGGTTCAAAGAATAATAAAAGACACGGACTTAAACCATCCTAAGAAATTAACTTCAAGAAAGATAGCTAATGAAAATTTAATTTTTAGAGGTATCCTACAATGTCCTAATTGTGGAAAGACGCTGACAGGAAGTGGCTCACAAGGCCACATTAAAAAATATTACTACTACCACTGTATGGGGCATTGTTCATACCGGATAAGAGCTGACCTTTTCAATTTGAGTTTTCTTTCATTTCTTAAGCAGAATAGAGTGGTAGAACCATTTTTAGAGCTTGCAGATAGTATTTCAAAAGAAATTTACAGTGATGGACATCATGACTATATACAGAAAAAAGAGGAAATAAAGAAAGAAATGGAAAAGTTGATTGATAGGGGATTCAATGCACAAAAGCTATTTTCAAATGGAAACATTGACTATGATGATTATATACTAATAAGAAATCGTTGCCAGGAATCTTTAAAAGATAATACTGATAAATTGAGACAGCAGGCTTTAAAAATAGTGGCAGAAAAACATACAGAGAAAGGAACAGGTTATATAATTAACCACTTAGGGGAGTTTTATGAAAATTCAGATACTACAACCAAACAGAGAATTATCAGGTTATGTTTTCCGGAGAAAGTAAAAGTAATAGAAGGGAATATTAATAAA